CCCCTCATTCCCCCTTTACGAAAGGGGGACGAGTTATTCCGAAAATGCCTCAAACGTATAGTGGATTCCAGCCTGCGATTGTCATACGGGGCGCGGCTTCGCTGGAATGACAGCAGGACCAAAGCGGTTTACCTTACCTTTTCCTCCGTCTCCCTCTCCGTTGACAGAGAGGGAGCGATTGATTGATGAGGTTTAGGGATAGTGTTATTAAGGGCGGGGATGACGGGTGGGGGATGGGGAGGAGGTGTAGGTAATTGGTAATTAGTAGTTGGCAGTTGGGGGGAAGGGGGAGTCAAAAACCCCCTCGTTCCCCCTTTGCGAAAGGGGGACAAGTTATTCCGACATGAGGGCGAAAGCAAAAACCCCCTCATTCCCCCTTTACGAAAGGGGGACAAGTTATTCCGAAAATGCCTCAAACGTATAGTGGATTCCGGCCTGCGATTGTCATACGGGGCGCGGCTTCGCTGGAATGACAGCAGGACCAAAGCGGTTTACCTTACCTTTTCCTCCGTCTCCCTCTCCGTTGACAGAGAGGGAGCGAATGATTGATGAGGTTTGGGGATAGCGTTATTAAGGGCGAGGATGACGGGTGGGGGATGGGGAGGAGGTGTAGGTAATTGGTAGTTAGTAGTTTGTAGTTGGGGGGAAGGGGGAGTCAAAAACCCCCTCAGTCCCCCTTTACGAAAGGGGGACGAGTTACCCCGACATTATGGCAAGAGCAAAATCCCCAGTAAATCCACTTCCGATTCGTCCCTGATGCGGAATCTTTGACTTTTTCAAAGGGGGATTAAGGGGATTTTTACTCAATACTCTACACTTTCCCCCTTTACTGTGCTATCCTTGAGTTATCAGGCTATTATCCGGGGGTAAAAGATATGCTGGAAAAAGTTCTGGTCTGCCTGGACGGCTCTCCCCTGGCAGAGGAAATTCTGCCTTACATCGCCGGAGACGGCCGCTGCTTCGGTAAAGTAATCCTGCTTAAAGTGCTGGCCCCGCCCGGCGTCACCCTCCCCCTGGCCGTGCCCGGGGAGACTGTCGGCACGGTGCGCACCGGCGCTACCCTTTCCAAATTTCAGAAAGATATGGATGAAGCCCCGGCTTACCTGGAGCAAAAGGCGCAGCCTCTGCGGGAAAAAGGTCTGGACGTGGAATGTGTGGTCCTTGAGGGCAGCGCCAGCCAGGCCA
This Dehalococcoidales bacterium DNA region includes the following protein-coding sequences:
- a CDS encoding universal stress protein; translation: MLEKVLVCLDGSPLAEEILPYIAGDGRCFGKVILLKVLAPPGVTLPLAVPGETVGTVRTGATLSKFQKDMDEAPAYLEQKAQPLREKGLDVECVVLEGSASQAIIDFARDNEVGLIAIATHGYTGLRHITMGSTAEYLLKHAGLPVLMVTPWKH